A single Phragmites australis chromosome 4, lpPhrAust1.1, whole genome shotgun sequence DNA region contains:
- the LOC133914849 gene encoding uncharacterized protein LOC133914849 translates to MELLQNEEWLTSLTPPLQAPARARRIQKPHTHRASCFTNRSSTALNLHGRTTAACTTPPFLPLCWRITPALSLIYQIQARRTKSFESGPFPSTKAPTKYSSIFYRIFGLLHMSAAAAGQEVTPAIAAAELEEWEVCACCGLREECTPAYAAGVRARYGGRWLCGLCGDAVGEEVAAGGGSELELEAAIARHAAFCRSLGWRRTPAAAERLIAAVRRMLRTGGGKEKAVVVVEFQEA, encoded by the exons ATGGAGCTGCTGCAAAATGAGGAATGGCTAACG TCACTAACTCCCCCATTGCAGGCTCCAGCTCGTGCTCGTCGAATACAAAAGCCGCACACCCACAGAGCAAGCTGCTTCACCAATCGGAGCTCCACTGCGCTCAACCTCCATGGACGAACCACCGCTGCATGCACCActcctccctttctccctctctgctGGCGAATAACGCCTGCCCTCTCCCTCATTTACCAGATTCAGGCTCGCAGAACAAAAAGTTTTGAGTCCGGCCCCTTTCCTTCCACCAAGGCACCAACCAAGTACTCCAGCATCTTTTATCGGATCTTTGGCCTTCTCCACATGTCCGCGGCAGCGGCAGGGCAAGAGGTGACGCCGGCCATCGCGGCGGCGGAGCTCGAGGAGTGGGAGGTGTGCGCGTGCTGCGGGCTGAGGGAGGAGTGCACGCCGGCGTACGCGGCCGGCGTGCGCGCGAGGTACGGCGGGCGGTGGCTGTGCGGGCTCTGCGGCGACGCCgtgggcgaggaggtcgctgccGGAGGCGGGtcggagctggagctggaggcGGCAATCGCGAGGCACGCCGCCTTCTGCCGGTCGCTCGGCTGGCGCCGGACGCCGGCCGCGGCCGAGCGGCTCATCGCGGCGGTGCGGCGGATGCTCCGCACCGGGGGTGGCAAGGAGAAggccgtggtggtggtggaattCCAGGAGGCATGA